The Streptococcus sp. VT 162 genome has a window encoding:
- a CDS encoding adenine glycosylase, protein MLDLKEYGIVMWPEEKIISFREKLLNWYDENKRDLPWRRSKNPYHIWVSEIMLQQTRVDTVIPYYERFLDWFPTVESLANAPEERLLKAWEGLGYYSRVRNMQAAAQQIMTDFGGQFPNTYEGISCLKGIGPYTAGAISSIAFNLPEPAVDGNVMRVLARLFEVNHDIGVPSNRKIFQAMMEILIDPKRPGDFNQALMDLGSDIEAPVNPRPEESPVKDFSAAYQNGTMDVYPIKEPKKKPLPIYLKALVVRNDRGQYLLEKNESEKLLAGFWHFPLIEVDDFSSDDDQLDLFSQVKEESRAFGPSPQENFEQDYDLEVNWSHQVFDQVKHVFSHRKWHIKILAGQVTETKQFSDREIRWVSPQEFSDYPLAKPQQKIWQAYKISFEDEGLQ, encoded by the coding sequence ATGTTAGATTTGAAAGAATACGGTATCGTCATGTGGCCGGAGGAGAAGATTATTTCTTTTCGTGAAAAACTCCTCAACTGGTATGATGAAAACAAGCGAGATTTGCCTTGGCGGAGAAGTAAAAATCCTTATCACATCTGGGTATCTGAAATCATGCTTCAGCAGACCAGAGTGGATACAGTTATTCCATACTACGAACGATTCTTGGACTGGTTTCCAACTGTTGAAAGTCTGGCGAATGCCCCTGAAGAGCGTCTGCTGAAGGCTTGGGAGGGATTGGGCTATTATTCACGAGTGCGCAATATGCAGGCTGCAGCTCAGCAGATTATGACTGACTTTGGGGGGCAATTTCCAAATACCTATGAAGGAATATCTTGCCTGAAAGGGATTGGCCCTTACACTGCGGGAGCTATTTCCAGTATCGCTTTTAATTTGCCTGAGCCAGCGGTCGATGGCAATGTCATGCGGGTTTTGGCACGCTTGTTTGAGGTTAATCATGATATCGGAGTTCCCAGCAATCGAAAGATTTTCCAAGCGATGATGGAAATCTTGATTGACCCGAAACGACCAGGTGACTTTAACCAAGCTCTGATGGATTTAGGGTCGGATATAGAGGCTCCAGTTAATCCTAGACCAGAAGAAAGCCCTGTTAAGGATTTTAGCGCAGCCTATCAGAACGGAACTATGGATGTATATCCGATTAAAGAACCCAAGAAAAAGCCCCTACCAATTTATCTCAAGGCTTTAGTTGTACGTAATGACCGTGGTCAATATCTACTTGAGAAAAACGAAAGCGAGAAACTACTAGCCGGTTTTTGGCATTTCCCCCTGATCGAAGTTGATGATTTCTCAAGTGATGACGATCAGCTAGATCTCTTTTCTCAAGTCAAAGAGGAAAGCAGAGCATTTGGACCAAGCCCTCAAGAAAACTTTGAGCAGGATTATGATTTAGAAGTGAATTGGTCTCATCAAGTATTTGACCAGGTCAAGCATGTATTTAGTCATCGGAAATGGCACATTAAAATCCTAGCTGGTCAGGTGACAGAAACAAAACAGTTTTCGGACAGAGAAATTCGTTGGGTTTCTCCTCAGGAGTTTTCTGATTATCCACTTGCGAAACCTCAACAAAAAATTTGGCAGGCTTATAAAATAAGTTTTGAAGATGAAGGCTTACAGTAG
- a CDS encoding PhoP family transcriptional regulator, producing MKKILIVDDEKPISDIIKFNMAKEGYEVVTAFNGREAIELFEAEQPDIIILDLMLPEIDGLEVAKAIRKTSSVPIIMLSAKDSEFDKVIGLELGADDYVTKPFSNRELQARVKALLRRTDLVSVDSQESDEKKTQPLQIGDLEIVPDAYVAKKYGEELDLTHREFELLYHLASHIGQVITREHLLETVWGYDYFGDVRTVDVTIRRLREKIEDTPSRPEYILTRRGVGYYMRNND from the coding sequence ATGAAAAAAATATTAATTGTAGATGATGAGAAACCAATCTCAGATATTATTAAGTTTAATATGGCCAAGGAAGGTTATGAAGTTGTTACAGCTTTCAATGGTCGTGAGGCAATCGAGCTATTCGAAGCTGAGCAACCAGATATTATTATCCTCGACTTGATGCTACCTGAAATTGATGGTTTAGAAGTTGCTAAAGCTATTCGTAAGACTAGTAGCGTGCCGATTATCATGCTATCAGCTAAGGATAGCGAGTTTGACAAGGTTATTGGTTTAGAGTTAGGTGCAGACGATTATGTTACAAAACCCTTCTCAAACCGTGAGTTGCAGGCTCGTGTCAAGGCCCTACTTCGTCGTACGGATCTAGTTTCTGTGGATAGCCAAGAGTCTGATGAGAAGAAGACGCAGCCTTTACAAATTGGTGATTTGGAAATCGTTCCAGATGCTTACGTTGCTAAGAAATATGGTGAGGAATTAGATTTGACCCACCGTGAGTTTGAACTCTTGTATCACTTGGCATCTCATATTGGTCAAGTGATTACGCGTGAACACTTGCTTGAGACTGTATGGGGTTATGACTATTTTGGTGATGTTCGTACTGTGGACGTGACCATTAGACGCTTGCGTGAGAAAATAGAAGACACTCCAAGTCGTCCAGAGTACATTCTCACACGTCGTGGTGTTGGATATTATATGAGAAATAATGATTGA
- a CDS encoding histidine kinase, with amino-acid sequence MIEDIRQTILTSDFIFILILLGFILVVTLLLLENRRDNIRLKEINQKVKDLIAGDYSQVLDLQGSTEITNITNNLNDLSEVIRLTQENLEQESKRLNSILSYMTDGVLATNRRGQITMINDMAKKQLGVQKEDVLNKSILELLKIEDEYELRDLITQIPELTIDSQDVNGEYLSLRVRFALVRRESGFISGLVAVLHDTTEQEKEERERRLFVSNVSHELRTPLTSVKSYLEALDEGALYDPVAPDFIKVSLDETNRMMRMVTDLLHLSRIDNASTQLDVELINFTAFITFILNRFDKMRSQDDEKKYELVRDYPINSVWIEIDTDKMTQVIDNILNNAIKYSPDGGKITVSMKTTDDQMILSIKDQGLGIPKQDLPKIFDRFYRVDRARSRAQGGTGLGLAIAKEIIKQHNGFIWAKSEYGKGSTFTIVLPYDKDAVKEEIWEDEIED; translated from the coding sequence ATGATTGAAGATATTAGACAAACTATTCTGACCAGCGATTTTATCTTTATCTTGATTTTACTTGGCTTTATCCTGGTGGTGACCTTGCTGTTACTGGAAAATCGTCGGGATAATATCCGTCTGAAGGAGATAAATCAAAAGGTTAAGGACTTGATTGCAGGTGATTATTCTCAAGTTTTGGACTTGCAAGGAAGTACAGAAATCACCAATATCACCAATAATCTGAACGATTTGTCAGAAGTTATTCGTTTGACCCAAGAAAATCTGGAACAAGAGAGTAAACGATTGAACAGTATTCTTTCTTACATGACAGATGGCGTTCTTGCGACCAATCGCCGTGGCCAGATTACTATGATCAACGATATGGCCAAGAAACAGCTCGGTGTGCAGAAAGAAGATGTTCTGAATAAAAGCATCCTCGAATTGCTTAAGATAGAAGATGAGTATGAGCTGCGTGACCTGATTACACAGATTCCTGAGTTGACGATTGACTCCCAGGATGTGAATGGTGAATATCTAAGCCTTCGTGTACGTTTTGCTCTGGTTCGCCGTGAGTCAGGTTTCATCTCTGGTTTGGTTGCCGTTTTACATGATACGACCGAACAGGAGAAGGAAGAGCGTGAGCGAAGACTCTTTGTTTCGAACGTGAGTCACGAGTTGCGAACTCCTTTGACAAGTGTTAAATCTTATCTTGAAGCCTTGGACGAGGGAGCTCTGTATGATCCTGTTGCTCCTGATTTTATCAAGGTTTCACTCGATGAAACCAACCGTATGATGCGGATGGTGACAGATCTCTTGCATCTCTCTCGTATTGATAATGCGTCCACTCAGTTGGATGTGGAGTTGATTAACTTTACAGCTTTTATCACCTTTATTCTCAACCGCTTTGATAAGATGAGAAGTCAGGATGACGAGAAAAAATATGAACTTGTTAGAGATTACCCAATAAACTCAGTTTGGATTGAGATTGATACCGATAAGATGACTCAGGTGATAGATAATATTCTTAACAATGCCATCAAGTACTCACCAGATGGTGGCAAAATCACTGTCAGCATGAAAACCACTGATGACCAGATGATTTTATCCATCAAAGACCAAGGTCTAGGTATTCCAAAGCAAGATTTGCCGAAGATCTTTGACCGCTTCTACCGTGTGGATCGTGCAAGAAGCCGGGCTCAAGGTGGAACTGGGCTAGGTCTAGCCATCGCCAAAGAAATCATCAAACAACACAATGGCTTTATATGGGCCAAAAGTGAATACGGTAAGGGATCGACCTTTACCATCGTGCTCCCTTATGATAAGGATGCCGTAAAAGAAGAAATATGGGAGGACGAAATAGAAGACTAG
- a CDS encoding metallohydrolase — protein MSEKGFKYSILASGSSGNSFYLETPKKKILIDAGLSGKKITSLLAEINRKPEDLDAILITHEHSDHIHGVGVLARKYGMDLYANEKTWQAMENSKYLGKVDSSQKHIFEMGKIKTFGDIDIESFGVSHDAAAPQFYRFMKDDKSFVMLTDTGYVSDRMAGIVENADGYLIESNHDVEILRAGSYAWRLKQRILSDLGHLSNEDGAEAMIRAMGNRTKKIYLGHLSKENNIKELAHMTMVNQLAQADLGVGVDFKVYDTSPDTATQLTDI, from the coding sequence ATGAGTGAAAAAGGCTTTAAATACAGTATTTTAGCATCAGGATCCAGTGGAAATTCCTTTTATCTGGAAACCCCAAAAAAGAAAATCCTAATAGATGCGGGCTTGTCTGGTAAGAAAATTACAAGTCTGCTAGCTGAAATCAATCGCAAACCTGAAGATCTGGATGCGATTTTGATTACGCATGAGCATTCAGACCATATCCATGGGGTCGGTGTCTTGGCTCGTAAATATGGCATGGATCTTTACGCCAATGAAAAGACCTGGCAGGCTATGGAAAATAGTAAGTATCTTGGCAAGGTTGATTCTTCGCAAAAGCATATCTTTGAAATGGGCAAAATCAAAACCTTTGGTGATATCGACATTGAAAGTTTTGGTGTTAGTCATGATGCGGCAGCGCCACAGTTTTACCGCTTTATGAAAGACGACAAGAGCTTCGTCATGCTGACCGATACAGGTTATGTTAGTGATCGTATGGCTGGAATAGTCGAAAATGCAGACGGTTACCTCATCGAGTCCAATCACGATGTAGAGATTTTGCGAGCAGGATCTTATGCTTGGCGACTCAAACAGCGTATCCTATCTGATCTCGGTCACCTTTCTAACGAAGACGGTGCTGAGGCTATGATTCGTGCAATGGGAAATCGGACTAAGAAAATCTATCTTGGGCATTTATCCAAAGAGAACAATATTAAGGAGCTGGCTCATATGACTATGGTCAACCAGCTAGCACAAGCTGATCTGGGAGTAGGAGTAGACTTTAAGGTTTATGATACCTCACCAGATACCGCAACACAATTAACAGATATATAA
- a CDS encoding ion transporter encodes MKRKWLLKDYYDTTIIILALISVVLVLLGFAEMIDLDNPPYSIIDLLLWFIFVVDYGWRFFSSKEKWRFVLENIFDLLAILPLNAIFTVFRLGRIFRLARLTKLLKLTRLLRVVGLTGKLEKKVGKLLRTNGLLYILYLNSFIVLVGSSILSVVEEKSFSDSLWWALVTVTTVGYGDIVPSSIFGKWLAVLLMLVGIGTIGMLTSALTNFFVKDNPDEQIKLDNLQDELRSQRILLEKQSEKIEELHRMIQDLLEKK; translated from the coding sequence GTGAAGAGAAAATGGTTATTAAAGGATTACTATGACACAACGATTATCATACTTGCATTGATATCTGTTGTCCTTGTTTTGCTTGGATTTGCTGAGATGATTGATTTGGATAATCCACCCTATAGTATTATTGACTTACTACTTTGGTTTATCTTTGTGGTAGATTATGGTTGGCGCTTCTTCTCAAGTAAAGAAAAATGGAGATTTGTACTTGAAAATATCTTCGACTTGCTAGCTATCCTTCCTTTGAATGCTATTTTTACAGTATTTCGCTTAGGGCGTATCTTCCGCTTAGCAAGGCTGACAAAATTACTGAAACTAACTCGTCTTTTAAGAGTCGTTGGATTGACTGGCAAGTTGGAAAAGAAAGTTGGAAAACTCTTACGAACAAATGGCTTACTTTATATTTTATATCTCAATTCCTTTATTGTACTGGTAGGTAGTTCAATTTTATCTGTTGTTGAAGAAAAATCATTCTCAGATAGTCTTTGGTGGGCGCTTGTAACTGTAACAACTGTTGGTTATGGAGATATTGTTCCTTCATCGATTTTTGGGAAGTGGTTAGCTGTTTTACTAATGCTTGTTGGTATTGGCACAATAGGGATGTTAACGAGTGCCTTGACAAACTTTTTTGTAAAGGATAATCCAGATGAGCAGATAAAACTTGATAACCTCCAAGACGAATTACGGAGTCAAAGGATCTTACTAGAGAAACAATCAGAAAAGATAGAAGAACTGCATAGAATGATACAAGACTTGCTTGAAAAAAAGTAA
- a CDS encoding bacterocin transport accessory protein produces MEQFLENIKDLEVTTVARAQEALDNKETATFFIGRKTCPYCRKFAGTLAGVVAETKAHIYFINSEEPSQLNELQEFRSRYGIPTVPGFVHIVDGQINVRCDSSMSAQEIKEFAGL; encoded by the coding sequence ATGGAACAATTTTTAGAAAACATCAAAGACCTTGAAGTCACTACAGTTGCGCGTGCACAAGAAGCACTTGATAATAAAGAAACAGCTACCTTCTTTATTGGTCGCAAAACTTGCCCTTACTGCCGTAAATTTGCAGGCACATTGGCAGGTGTCGTAGCTGAAACCAAAGCTCACATCTACTTCATCAACAGTGAAGAACCAAGCCAACTTAATGAATTGCAAGAATTCCGCTCACGTTATGGAATCCCAACTGTGCCAGGTTTTGTTCATATTGTAGATGGCCAAATCAATGTCCGTTGCGACTCTTCCATGTCCGCACAAGAAATCAAGGAATTTGCTGGATTGTAA
- a CDS encoding phosphoglucomutase (catalyzes the interconversion of alpha-D-glucose 1-phosphate to alpha-D-glucose 6-phosphate) encodes MTYQENYQKWLDFADLPDYLRQDLENMDEKTKEDAFYTNLEFGTAGMRGLIGAGTNRINIYVVRQATEGLARLIESKGGNEKERGVAIAYDSRHFSPEFAFESAAVLAKHGIKSYVFESLRPTPELSFAVRHLNCFAGIMITASHNPAPFNGYKVYGEDGGQMPPHDADALTTYIRGIENPFAVEVADVDAEKASGLIEVIGEAVDVEYLKEVKDVNINPALIEEFGKDMKIVYTPLHGTGEMLARRALAQAGFDSVQVVEAQATADPDFSTVKSPNPESQAAFALAEELGRQVGADVLVATDPDADRVGVEVLQKDGSYLNLSGNQIGAIMAKYILEAHKNAGTLPENAALCKSIVSTDLVTKIAESYGATMFNVLTGFKFIAEKIQEFEEKHNHTYMMGFEESFGYLIKPFVRDKDAIQAVLVVAELAAYYRSRGLTLADGIEEIYKEYGYYAEKTISVTLSGVDGAEQIKAIMAKFRSNAPKEWNATTITVVEDFKAQTATAADGTVTNLTTPPSDVLKYTLADGSWIAVRPSGTEPKIKFYIAVVGETNEDSQAKIANIEAEINAFVK; translated from the coding sequence ATGACTTACCAAGAAAATTATCAAAAATGGCTCGATTTTGCTGATCTTCCAGACTACCTTCGTCAAGATTTGGAAAATATGGACGAAAAAACTAAGGAAGACGCCTTTTATACCAATCTTGAATTTGGTACTGCTGGTATGCGTGGTTTGATCGGTGCTGGTACAAACCGCATCAACATCTATGTTGTTCGTCAAGCAACTGAGGGTTTGGCTCGTTTGATTGAGTCAAAAGGTGGAAACGAAAAAGAACGTGGTGTAGCAATTGCCTACGATAGCCGTCACTTCTCACCTGAGTTTGCCTTTGAATCTGCGGCAGTTCTTGCTAAACACGGTATCAAATCTTACGTATTTGAAAGCCTTCGTCCAACTCCAGAACTGTCATTTGCAGTTCGTCACCTCAACTGTTTCGCAGGTATTATGATTACTGCCAGTCACAACCCAGCTCCATTTAATGGTTACAAGGTTTACGGTGAAGACGGTGGACAAATGCCCCCGCACGATGCGGACGCTTTGACTACTTATATCCGTGGAATAGAAAATCCATTCGCTGTGGAAGTTGCTGATGTGGACGCTGAAAAAGCTTCTGGCTTGATTGAAGTTATTGGCGAAGCTGTCGATGTGGAATACCTTAAAGAAGTCAAAGATGTGAACATCAACCCAGCCTTGATTGAAGAATTTGGTAAAGACATGAAGATTGTCTACACACCACTTCATGGTACTGGTGAAATGTTGGCTCGCCGTGCTCTTGCACAAGCTGGATTTGACTCAGTTCAAGTTGTTGAAGCGCAAGCAACTGCTGATCCAGACTTCTCAACTGTAAAATCTCCAAACCCAGAAAGCCAAGCAGCCTTCGCCCTTGCTGAAGAACTTGGTCGTCAAGTTGGTGCAGACGTTCTTGTGGCAACTGACCCCGACGCTGACCGTGTTGGTGTTGAAGTTCTTCAAAAAGATGGTAGCTACCTCAACCTTTCAGGTAACCAAATCGGTGCTATCATGGCTAAATACATCTTGGAAGCCCACAAAAATGCTGGTACTCTTCCTGAAAATGCTGCTCTCTGCAAATCCATCGTATCAACTGACTTGGTAACAAAGATTGCTGAAAGCTACGGCGCAACCATGTTCAACGTTTTGACTGGTTTCAAATTCATCGCAGAGAAAATCCAAGAATTCGAAGAAAAACACAACCACACCTACATGATGGGATTTGAAGAAAGCTTCGGTTACTTGATTAAACCATTCGTACGTGATAAAGATGCTATTCAAGCTGTTCTTGTCGTTGCTGAACTTGCTGCCTACTATCGTTCACGTGGTTTGACACTTGCTGATGGTATCGAAGAAATCTACAAAGAATACGGATACTACGCTGAAAAGACTATCTCTGTTACTCTTTCTGGTGTTGATGGTGCTGAACAAATCAAAGCGATTATGGCTAAATTCCGTAGCAATGCTCCGAAAGAATGGAATGCAACAACTATCACTGTCGTAGAAGACTTCAAGGCTCAAACTGCTACTGCTGCTGACGGTACTGTTACAAACTTGACAACTCCTCCAAGTGATGTTTTGAAATACACACTTGCTGACGGTTCATGGATTGCTGTTCGCCCTTCAGGTACCGAACCAAAAATCAAGTTCTACATTGCAGTTGTAGGTGAAACCAATGAAGATTCACAAGCTAAGATTGCCAACATCGAAGCGGAAATCAATGCCTTTGTAAAATAA
- a CDS encoding multidrug ABC transporter ATP-binding protein translates to MIILQANKIERSFAGDVLFDNINLQVDERDRIALVGKNGAGKSTLLKILVGEEEPTSGEINKKKDISLSYLAQDSRFESENTIYDEMLHVFDDLRRTETQLRQMELEMGEKSGEDLDKLMADYDRLSENFRQDGGFTYEADIRAILNGFKFDESMWQMKIAELSGGQNTRLALAKMLLEKPNLLVLDEPTNHLDIETIAWLENYLVNYSGALIIVSHDRYFLDKVATVTLDLTKHSLDRYVGNYSRFVELKEQKLATEAKNYEKQQKEIAALEDFVNRNLVRASTTKRAQSRRKQLEKMERLDKPETSKKSANMTFQSEKTSGNVVLTVENAAIGYDGEILSEPINLDLRKMNAVAIVGPNGIGKSTFIKSIVDQIPFIKGEKRFGANVEVGYYDQTQSKLTASNTVLDELWNDFKLTPEVEIRNRLGAFLFSGDDVKKSVGMLSGGEKARLLLAKLSMENNNFLILDEPTNHLDIDSKEVLENALIDFDGTLLFVSHDRYFINRVATHVLELSENGSTLYLGDYDYYVEKKAEIEVSQIEDASTSNQAKEASPANDYQAQKESQKEARKLMRQIENLEAEIEELETQSQAISEQMLETNDAEKLMELQTELDKISHRQEGAMLEWEELSEQV, encoded by the coding sequence ATGATTATTTTACAAGCCAATAAAATTGAACGTTCTTTTGCAGGAGATGTTCTTTTTGATAATATCAATCTGCAAGTTGATGAACGAGACCGAATTGCTCTTGTTGGGAAAAATGGTGCAGGTAAGTCTACTCTTTTAAAGATTTTGGTTGGGGAAGAGGAGCCAACTAGTGGAGAAATCAATAAGAAAAAAGATATCTCTCTGTCTTACCTAGCCCAAGATAGCCGTTTTGAGTCCGAGAATACCATTTATGATGAAATGCTCCATGTCTTTGATGACTTGCGTCGGACAGAGACACAACTGCGTCAGATGGAGTTGGAGATGGGTGAAAAGTCTGGTGAGGATTTGGATAAACTGATGGCGGATTATGATCGTTTGTCAGAGAATTTCCGTCAGGATGGTGGCTTTACTTACGAAGCTGATATTCGAGCGATTTTGAATGGATTCAAGTTTGACGAGTCTATGTGGCAGATGAAAATTGCCGAGCTTTCGGGTGGTCAAAATACCCGTCTGGCACTGGCTAAAATGCTCCTTGAAAAGCCCAATCTCTTGGTCTTGGACGAGCCAACCAACCACTTGGATATTGAAACGATTGCTTGGCTAGAGAATTACTTGGTGAACTATAGCGGCGCCCTCATTATTGTCAGTCACGACCGTTACTTTTTGGATAAGGTTGCGACGGTTACACTCGATTTGACTAAGCATTCCTTAGATCGTTATGTAGGTAATTACTCTCGCTTTGTTGAGTTAAAGGAGCAAAAGCTAGCTACTGAGGCAAAAAACTATGAAAAGCAACAGAAGGAAATCGCGGCTCTAGAAGACTTTGTCAATCGCAATCTAGTCCGAGCTTCAACGACCAAACGTGCCCAATCTCGTCGGAAACAATTGGAAAAAATGGAGCGTTTGGACAAACCTGAAACTAGTAAGAAATCAGCCAATATGACCTTCCAGTCTGAAAAAACATCGGGAAATGTTGTCCTGACAGTTGAAAATGCTGCTATTGGCTATGATGGGGAAATATTGTCAGAACCTATCAACCTAGACCTTCGTAAGATGAATGCTGTCGCGATTGTCGGACCAAATGGCATTGGGAAGTCAACCTTTATCAAGTCTATTGTGGACCAGATTCCTTTTATCAAGGGAGAGAAGCGTTTTGGTGCCAATGTTGAGGTGGGTTACTATGACCAAACCCAAAGCAAGCTGACAGCAAGTAATACGGTACTTGATGAACTCTGGAATGATTTTAAACTGACACCAGAAGTTGAAATTCGCAACCGCCTTGGTGCCTTCCTCTTCTCTGGTGATGATGTTAAGAAATCAGTAGGCATGCTCTCTGGGGGCGAGAAAGCTCGTTTGCTTCTTGCAAAACTTTCAATGGAAAACAATAACTTCTTGATTTTGGACGAGCCGACTAACCACTTGGATATTGATAGCAAGGAAGTGTTAGAAAATGCTCTGATTGATTTTGATGGAACCCTTCTTTTTGTCAGCCACGACCGTTACTTTATCAATCGTGTAGCCACTCATGTACTGGAATTGTCTGAAAATGGCTCAACCCTCTACCTTGGAGATTATGACTACTATGTTGAGAAAAAGGCTGAAATAGAAGTCAGCCAGATAGAAGATGCTTCAACTAGCAATCAAGCAAAAGAAGCAAGTCCAGCTAATGACTATCAGGCCCAGAAAGAAAGTCAGAAAGAAGCCCGTAAGCTCATGCGACAAATCGAAAATCTAGAGGCTGAAATCGAAGAGTTAGAAACTCAAAGCCAAGCCATTTCTGAACAAATGCTGGAAACCAACGATGCTGAAAAACTCATGGAATTGCAGACTGAACTGGACAAAATCAGCCATCGTCAGGAAGGAGCTATGCTTGAGTGGGAAGAATTATCAGAGCAGGTGTAA
- a CDS encoding MutR family transcriptional regulator: MKHLGKVFREFRTSGKYSLKEAAGESCSTSQLSRFELGESDLAVSRFFEILDNIHVTIENFMDKARDFQNHEHVALMAQIIPLYYSNDIAGFQKLQKEQLEKAKSSTNPLYFELNWILLQGLICQRDARYTMSQSDLEKVADYLFQTEEWTMYELILFGNLYTFYNVDYVARIGREVMEREEYYKEIGRHRKLVLILSLNCYQHCLENRSFADADYFEGYVEKLIGNGIKLYERNIFHYLKGFALYQRDLKEEGCSQMQEAMLIFDVLGLPEQVAYYQEHYEKFVNA, encoded by the coding sequence ATGAAACATCTAGGAAAGGTATTTCGTGAATTTCGAACAAGTGGGAAGTACTCCTTGAAAGAGGCGGCAGGTGAATCATGTTCAACCTCTCAGTTATCTCGCTTCGAGCTTGGGGAGTCTGATCTAGCAGTTTCTCGTTTCTTTGAGATTTTGGATAATATTCATGTGACTATTGAAAATTTCATGGACAAGGCTAGAGATTTTCAAAATCATGAACATGTTGCCTTGATGGCACAGATTATTCCGCTTTACTACTCAAATGATATTGCAGGTTTTCAAAAGCTTCAAAAGGAACAGCTTGAGAAAGCAAAGAGTTCGACCAATCCCCTCTATTTTGAGCTGAATTGGATTCTGCTACAAGGTCTGATTTGTCAAAGAGATGCTCGTTACACGATGAGTCAGAGTGATTTGGAAAAGGTAGCAGATTATCTTTTTCAAACAGAAGAATGGACTATGTATGAGTTGATTCTTTTCGGTAATCTCTATACTTTCTACAATGTGGACTATGTGGCTCGGATTGGCAGAGAAGTCATGGAGCGGGAAGAGTACTACAAGGAAATTGGTCGTCATCGAAAACTTGTTTTGATCTTATCTCTTAACTGTTACCAGCATTGTTTGGAAAATCGATCCTTTGCGGATGCGGACTATTTTGAGGGCTATGTGGAGAAGTTGATTGGAAATGGTATCAAGCTTTATGAGCGCAATATCTTCCATTATCTCAAAGGTTTCGCCCTCTACCAGAGAGACTTGAAAGAAGAGGGTTGTAGTCAGATGCAGGAGGCTATGCTTATTTTTGATGTGCTTGGACTTCCAGAGCAAGTGGCTTACTATCAGGAACATTATGAAAAATTTGTAAATGCTTAA